GAAAGCTTAAACACGCTGCTAGGCGAGATTTTAGATCGGCCAATTCAATATCCAACAAACTGGCAGGCTTATCGGCAGCAAAATACAACGGCATTTGACGATCCATACGCCAATTAAAGAACTCAAACAGGGCAACTTCCCATTCTGAATGGGTCGCAATCATCTGCAAGTCATCCAAGCAAACCAACGGGTATTCCCGCACTTCGTCTAGCACTGTTTCAGGCACATAATCTTTGAGTTTAGATAGCGGAAGATAGACTGCCTTGATGCCTTGATGGCTGGCGTCTTCACAGATGGCTTGCAACAAATGGGATTTACCGGCACCGCTAACACCCGCCAAATAGACAAAATCCGTTTGATGATCTGTCAGTAACCGGCGCAAATTTTGAACAACGAGACGATGCGCCTCTGACACGTAGTAACTGTCAAAGCTGCCATTATCGTTATTCAGAAAACCAGGCAATACCTGCTGGGATTTATCCATTCGTTTCGTGTTGATACAACTCGCTGTCTTTATATTTATCCAAAAAGTGGCGCACAAATACCATTAATACAGCAGAAATCGGTAACGCCAGTAAGATACCCGTGAATCCGGCCAACTGTCCTCCTGCCATAACGGCAAAAATAACGACCACCGGATGTAACCCGACTTTATCACCAACTAACAGTGGCGTTAAGACCATACTTTCAATCATTTGACCTATGCCAAACACAATGCCCACATACAACACCGGCATGAGTTCATGAAATTGCAAATAAGCCGCAACCGTTGCTGATGCAATCCCTACAAAGGTACCTAAATATGGCACCACACTGAAGAGCCCAGCAAGCGTACCTAGGAACAGGGCTAGATCCAGCCCGACAATTGATAGCCCAATAGAATATATCGTGCCGAGCGTGAACATCACCATCAATTGGCCACGAATAAACGCACTCAACACTTCGTTACTGGCTTTTGCAAGGTCAGTGACTTGCCCGACCCACGCCCGGGGGATGGTATCGGCAATACCGGCGATCATATGATCCCAATCGCGCAATAAGTAAAAGAAAACCACCGGTATCAATACAAGATTTCCCAATGTTGTGACGATCGAAAGCGTTGATGACGTAGCGCTTTGTAGAAGTGTGCGGGCAAACCCACCGGCTTTCTGCCAGTTTTCCGTCAACAGCTGGCGTAATTCATCGACCGGTACGCCAGCATCATTAATGCCAAAGGTTTGTTGGATCCACGGCATCAAATGCCCTTGTACCCATTCGATGTAATCGGGTATTTGTTGGATAAAACTGACTAATTGGCGAGCCAACAAAGGTAGCAGCAATCCGACAGCCAACACCATAAACGCCGTCAGAATCACAAAAACAATGATAACGCCCCATGTGCGACCTACACCTCGCGCCTCAAGACGATCAACAACGGGGTCTGTGAGATACGCCAAAAATCCTGCCACCAAAAACGGCATGAGGATCGCTTGTAAACTAATCACCAGAATAACAACGACAGCAGTGATCGCGAGAAATCCATATAATCGGGCGTTTATCATTTCATGCCTATCCCTGGGTAATGATGATTAATGGCCTAACTAATGGCTGGGTTTTGTCGCGTGCCACTGATACTGCAATAGATTGAAATCACTGGATTCCAGAGGCTGAAGATCTGGCTGTAAGGTCAATAACCGCTGAAATTGTTCGACACCGGTTTTCAACTCCAAGGCCAGTTCTAGCTGCGTCGACTTAGCTTGCAACAGAAACACTGATTTGACGACATCGAGGTTTTCAAGAAATCCAATAACGGCCTGATAATCGGCAGCGGTATTAACGCTCTGAACAACCATCAGTGTTTCATTGCCTGACGAGCGCAGCGTTACTGAATATTTACGCGCCCAAATACCTGCCGCCCATCGAAATCCTTGATCAAAAAATTGCTCCAATGACGTCGCCTGCATATCAATACGGGTCGTATTTTCACCTTCGATCAATAACCACCCGCCACGATAAAACGGGTTGCCATCACCCACCGACTCACTAATTCGAGCCAGTAACACTGCGTCATGGGGCTGCATTGTCGCTGCTTGACGAACGATATCCACATTCCAAAACCACGCTTCATNCAGTGGTAAACTTGTCTCTGTCAGTTCATCGGGCATCGCAACAGGGATACCGTACTGGAATGCAGCATCCTTGATCGCCTTTTGTACCATAGGATCTGCGGTGGCAAAATCACGACTTCCCTGGCGACTGAGCACTGGGATAACCAAGGCTTCGGGCCGATCAGCCGGCCAAAATTTTAATTGAGCACGTTGCAACAAGCTGTTTATTTGAACCTCAGAGAATCGCGCTTTTAACTGCAATTGTGGTTCTTCAGCTACCAATTTATTGTTGTCGCCAACACTTCGCTTCACCGGCTTTTCGGCGACATAAGAATATTGCACTACCCAGCGGCTGGCTTGGTCTAGATCAACAGCAAGTCGGGGCTCAGATAGCACTGCAGACTCGGGCAAGCCGGATACTTTGGCAATAACGCGGGCCATCGCACGCTTCAAGCCGTCTTTAAAGTCACTCTGTGATCGGCTGCTAACGGAAACTTCCGCAGCATAAAGATCTTTAACCACCACAGCACTGGCGGACGTGCTGAAACCGAGGAGGAAAACCAGCATGAATACGATAGGGAAACGAATCTGTGCAATCACGATTGTTATTTGTCCTTTGCAACCTGATGCCATTGTAGCAACTTCATTCGCCGACACAACGCGATAAACTGGTACAGATTCCTAACTGTTGGTAAAATTACGCGCTCACAAATCCAGGTTCACTTCACATGTCTGACAAATCACTTAGCTACAAAGACGCTGGCGTTGATATTGACGCCGGTAACGCACTCGTTGACCGCATCAAAACTGCGGTAAAACGCACAAATCGCCCGGAAGTTATGTCCGGTTTAGGCGGGTTCGGTGCATTGTGTTCATTACCAACCAACTATAAAGAGCCTGTATTGGTTGCTGGTACAGACGGTGTCGGCACAAAATTACGGGTTGCGCTGGAAACAGGCTTGCACAATACCGTCGGTATCGACCTCGTTGCCATGTGTGTGAACGATTTGATCGTACAAGGTGCAGAGCCGCTGTTCTTCCTAGATTACTATGCAACCGGCAAACTTAATGTTGACCTAGCGGCTGCGGTTGTCGATGGCATCGCAGAAGGCTGTGTGCAATCAGGTTGTGCACTGATCGGTGGTGAAACTGCTGAAATGCCTGGCATGTATGAAGGCGATGATTACGACCTGGCCGGATTCTGCGTCGGTGTTGTTGAAAAAGACGGCGTGATTGATGGCTCTACCGTTGCCAAAGGTGACGTTTTACTTGGCTTAACCTCCTCAGGCCCACATTCCAACGGCTATTCTCTGATTCGAAAAATTGTCGAAGTCAGTGGTGCCGACTGGAATGATGACTTTGAAGGCAAACCGCTGGGTGAACAACTGCTGACACCGACACGCATTTACGTAAAACCTCTGCTAGAGATGATGAAATCCGTTAACGTTAAGGCACTATCGCACATCACCGGTGGTGGCTTGCTGGAAAACATTCCACGCGTGATGCCTAGTCATACAATCGCTGAAATCGACAGCAATCAATGGGAAATGCCTGCTATCTTCCGCTGGCTGCAGGAAAAGGGCAATATCGCCCCAGAAGAGATGTATCGCACGTTTAATTGCGGCATTGGTATGGTCATTTGTGTTGCAGCAGAAGATGCAGAGCAAGCGATGTCTGCTCTTGAAGCGCAAGGTGAAACCGTTATTCGCATTGGCCAAATCGACGGCGCCGACAGCGAAGAACCCACAGTGGTTGTGAAGTAATGCCCGAGCAAGACAAGCCCCGATTGGTTGTATTGATCTCTGGTAGTGGCAGTAATCTTCAGGCGTTTATTGATCAGTGTGCCGACGGCACACTGCCTGCAGACTTGGTGGCGGTGATTTCCAACCGCCCCGACGTTAAAGGCCTTGAACGCGCTGAGCATGCAGGTATTCCAGCAATCACTATTGATCATAAAGAATTCGATAGCAGAGAAGCTTTTGATATCGCACTGACTGAACGCATTGACGCATTGCAGCCGGATCTGGTGATTCTGGCAGGTTTTATGCGCATATTGACGCAGGACTTTGTCTCGCGCTTTATGGGTAAACTGCTCAATATTCACCCATCGTTACTACCCAAGTATCCTGGTTTGAATACACATCAGCGCGCAATCGATGCCGGTGATGCAGTTGCTGGCGCAACCGTGCATTTCGTTACCCCGGAACTCGACGGTGGACCACCGGTGCTGCGCGCTGAAATCCCTATTGAGTCGACAGATACTGCCGACGCATTAGCGGCAAAAACATTGGTTCAGGAGCACAAAATTTATCCGCTGGCCGCACACTGGTTTATAAACCAGCGTTTAAAGCTGCAGGGGGGAAATGCCTATTTGGATGATGAATGCCTGTCAGAGTCCGGTAAATTGTTTACCGATACGCTACTGGAGCCAAGCGCTTAACAGCACAGCGCTGCTATCAATGCGTTGAAAACAAATCAATGGCTATGGATGGCGTATTTTGAAGAGGGGATCAGGTGCAGATGTACCGTCTTCCGAGCGAAAGACGTCTCCGATCTCAAAAGGCCACGCCGTGAAAGCTTAGCTCGTTAAGATGCCCGCACACAGTCACGGATTGCTTCAATTGCCGAATCTATTCAACACGCAAATGCGCCCTAACAGCATCATATTCCGTTTGAATATCCATCAAAATTTGCGCCGTGCCATCTAGAGTGCCATCTCTGCCCTTTTGCTCCAACTGCCGACAAAGCTCAGTTAACTTGCCTGCTGAGAGATTCAAAGCACTACCTTTAAAGCTATGGGCAGCAACACGAAGTGCCTCTGCATCAAGCTCCTCGATAGCCTGTCTGATAGATTCGATCCTGACCTGCGAATCCTGAACAAAAGTGTCGACGAGTAGCTGAAAATCCTCGCCCATGATTGCTCTGAGCTCCTTGAGCGCCAAGTCATCGACCGTCGGCTGAGTCATAGTCACTTCCTGGTTTGTGAAATTGTTATTGTTCTCGGTGCTGATGATGCCGTAAAGGTTGGAGACGCATCGGCTGGATGCCAACACACTGGCTAACATCAGAGCGATCGAACCTATCCATTCCGGCAATCACTTTTCATAGGCCAACGCAAAGAAGCGGTAACCTGATTACCTTTTGCATTAAAACGGAGTTCATCCGCTAAAGAATTTACTAATGCAATACCGCGACCACTATAAGGATGCGAATTCGTATCATCAAGCCGGCGAATCAGTTTTTCTGTGTCAAATCCATCACCACTATCAGTAATCGACACTGTAAAATAGCCCTCTGCCGCATCACCTCTGCAGGCGATGCTAATCAGAATGTACCCCTCACTCAATGTCTTTAAACGCGTTTGCCGTTGCTCGTAGTATTTCGCAAAACCGGTAGCTGACGATTTTAATACGGAATCGAGACCCAAAACCCCGTGCTCTAACGCATTGGAATACAACTCAGATAAAATAGCCAGAAGATCACCGGATCGGCTGCGTAAAGCTGGAATTTCATGAACATGGCGCTGCAAAAAAGGCAGTGGGTCAAAATGTCGTAAGCTATCCGGCTCTATTCGATAGTCAACTTGGCAATCCAACGGTTGGAATGTTTCGTAACGCTGAAATTTGGGCTGATTTTCAGCAAAAGTTTCGTAATTTACCAAGCAAATTTCTGCCGCAGATAAATCATCATCAGGGGCGGTATCACCGACAAACTCGTCAACCGTCGACATAATGTGCTGGAACAGATCGTCTTTTTCATCATGCTCAGAAAATATACGATGCAGTCGATCATAACCAAACATGTCACCGTCAGCATTGGTTGCCTCAGGAATGCCATCCGTCCACAAATATATACGATCACCTTTCGCTAGCTGAACCGCCGTTGTCTCTGCACTGAAACGATCAGCTGAAAGTATACCAAGCGGCACATGGCAGGCTTTTAACGTATGGTATTCACCTGATTCGTTGTAACGGATAAACGTATCTGGCATTCCTCCGCTCCAGAACTCAGCGAGTTGACAGCGGAAGTCGATCTCGACCACTGTCGCACAACAGAAAATACCGACAGGTAATATTTCTTTAAGTTTGCGGTTAATCTCTATCACCACATCACGAACACAAAAACCCTTGGCAACCATGGAATAAAACGTTTGTGACATCGGCATAGCGCCAATCGCGGCAGCCAACCCATGCCCAGTAAAATCGCCTAACAAGACAGATAGATTNCCATTCGGACGTGGTGCCGCGAGCAATACATCTCCGTTAAACACCGCCATAGGCGATAATCGATACTGAATATTGGAAACCTGCAGGCACCCTTCATGGGCGACTTTATCAAACGTCCGCTTTGCTATTTCTTGTTCTTGAATCAGCCGAAGATTATTGGCGGCAATTTGATCACGTTGGTGTTGCAAGGTGACATGCATCATCAACATACGGCGGAATGCATTAATTTTGGCTTTTAGAATAACGTGGTTATACGGCTTGGTTAAAAAATCATCGCCGCCGGCTTCGAGGCATTGCGCCAGTGAATCTGCCTCACTGAGTGACGTTAAAAAAATAATCGGAATAAATCGGTCATCACTATTGGACTTGATATAACGCGCTGTTTCAAAACCGTCCATGTTCGGCATCAGCGCATCAAGCAGAATTATATCCGGGGCTTCGGTTTCAAATGCAGCAACCGCTTCAATACCATCACACGCTAATATCGGCTCATGACCTTGTTTTCGAATTATCGCTTCGAGCACCATACGATCGGTATTACTGTCATCAGCAATCAGAATACGAAGATTTTCTTCAGGCAACGCCGTCATAACAGAAGGAATCAGTGAATATCAAACAGTTGTTCGAAGTTGGATATAGATAGGATTTTCTTGACGTCTTGATTGCAGTGCACAATTTGGATACTGGCATGATCACCGCCGGCGAAATCACGCAGCAGCAAAAGCATGCCCAGTGCAGAGCTATCCAGATAGGTCGTCGCTTTCATGTCGATAACATAGCTCGTCACCACTTGATCTTTGCTTTCATACGCACCCCTAAATTCCTGATGCAAACTGAAATCGAACCGGCCATCAATGGCCAGATACAGTTCGCTACCGTCACCAGATAATTTAGTTGTGATCCCCATGAAAAACTCCGAACTCAGTAATGAAAGCAGTGATCTTATGGCTCGCCTACACATTGCGACGCCACCGCGATGTCACCATGAACAATAACCACGTTCTGACATGCCAATCAGTATATGTTCAAGAGCGCGACAAACGCTAAAAATTTGAGTTAACCCAACATTTGAATATAACCGGAACACCTACATACAAGGTACTATCCACATCAAATTGTAATATTTGAGTCAACTTCCATTATTCACACTTCTTTACGATTGGCAATTCATTCCAGCAGTGCCGAAAACTGGGCGATACAAGTTGATTTTAAACACATCGACCGACAGAATAACGCCAAGGATCAATGCTCAGGAACAGACCCAGTGAATGCCGGTACCCGGGAAGACAAGCGCCTTATCATTTTC
The window above is part of the BD1-7 clade bacterium genome. Proteins encoded here:
- a CDS encoding Putative transport protein; protein product: MINARLYGFLAITAVVVILVISLQAILMPFLVAGFLAYLTDPVVDRLEARGVGRTWGVIIVFVILTAFMVLAVGLLLPLLARQLVSFIQQIPDYIEWVQGHLMPWIQQTFGINDAGVPVDELRQLLTENWQKAGGFARTLLQSATSSTLSIVTTLGNLVLIPVVFFYLLRDWDHMIAGIADTIPRAWVGQVTDLAKASNEVLSAFIRGQLMVMFTLGTIYSIGLSIVGLDLALFLGTLAGLFSVVPYLGTFVGIASATVAAYLQFHELMPVLYVGIVFGIGQMIESMVLTPLLVGDKVGLHPVVVIFAVMAGGQLAGFTGILLALPISAVLMVFVRHFLDKYKDSELYQHETNG
- the pleD_4 gene encoding Response regulator PleD is translated as MTALPEENLRILIADDSNTDRMVLEAIIRKQGHEPILACDGIEAVAAFETEAPDIILLDALMPNMDGFETARYIKSNSDDRFIPIIFLTSLSEADSLAQCLEAGGDDFLTKPYNHVILKAKINAFRRMLMMHVTLQHQRDQIAANNLRLIQEQEIAKRTFDKVAHEGCLQVSNIQYRLSPMAVFNGDVLLAAPRPNGNLSVLLGDFTGHGLAAAIGAMPMSQTFYSMVAKGFCVRDVVIEINRKLKEILPVGIFCCATVVEIDFRCQLAEFWSGGMPDTFIRYNESGEYHTLKACHVPLGILSADRFSAETTAVQLAKGDRIYLWTDGIPEATNADGDMFGYDRLHRIFSEHDEKDDLFQHIMSTVDEFVGDTAPDDDLSAAEICLVNYETFAENQPKFQRYETFQPLDCQVDYRIEPDSLRHFDPLPFLQRHVHEIPALRSRSGDLLAILSELYSNALEHGVLGLDSVLKSSATGFAKYYEQRQTRLKTLSEGYILISIACRGDAAEGYFTVSITDSGDGFDTEKLIRRLDDTNSHPYSGRGIALVNSLADELRFNAKGNQVTASLRWPMKSDCRNG
- the purM gene encoding Phosphoribosylformylglycinamidine cyclo-ligase, which codes for MSDKSLSYKDAGVDIDAGNALVDRIKTAVKRTNRPEVMSGLGGFGALCSLPTNYKEPVLVAGTDGVGTKLRVALETGLHNTVGIDLVAMCVNDLIVQGAEPLFFLDYYATGKLNVDLAAAVVDGIAEGCVQSGCALIGGETAEMPGMYEGDDYDLAGFCVGVVEKDGVIDGSTVAKGDVLLGLTSSGPHSNGYSLIRKIVEVSGADWNDDFEGKPLGEQLLTPTRIYVKPLLEMMKSVNVKALSHITGGGLLENIPRVMPSHTIAEIDSNQWEMPAIFRWLQEKGNIAPEEMYRTFNCGIGMVICVAAEDAEQAMSALEAQGETVIRIGQIDGADSEEPTVVVK
- a CDS encoding STAS-domain containing protein, translated to MGITTKLSGDGSELYLAIDGRFDFSLHQEFRGAYESKDQVVTSYVIDMKATTYLDSSALGMLLLLRDFAGGDHASIQIVHCNQDVKKILSISNFEQLFDIH
- the hda gene encoding DnaA regulatory inactivator Hda, producing the protein MDKSQQVLPGFLNNDNGSFDSYYVSEAHRLVVQNLRRLLTDHQTDFVYLAGVSGAGKSHLLQAICEDASHQGIKAVYLPLSKLKDYVPETVLDEVREYPLVCLDDLQMIATHSEWEVALFEFFNWRMDRQMPLYFAADKPASLLDIELADLKSRLAACLSFQLTQLDDDGKAAVMQYRAMHRGMQLNDACAHFIIQRSGRNMKQLMAVLEALEQSSLVAGRKLTVPFIKSVLDW
- the purN gene encoding Phosphoribosylglycinamide formyltransferase; translation: MPEQDKPRLVVLISGSGSNLQAFIDQCADGTLPADLVAVISNRPDVKGLERAEHAGIPAITIDHKEFDSREAFDIALTERIDALQPDLVILAGFMRILTQDFVSRFMGKLLNIHPSLLPKYPGLNTHQRAIDAGDAVAGATVHFVTPELDGGPPVLRAEIPIESTDTADALAAKTLVQEHKIYPLAAHWFINQRLKLQGGNAYLDDECLSESGKLFTDTLLEPSA